The Lentzea guizhouensis genome contains a region encoding:
- a CDS encoding helicase HerA domain-containing protein: MSEHLREALAVVRFNSAETPDDVWHASPFHVDGLHVRAEHRLRAGIADARASIGPSIGGLVLQGEKGVGKTHLLGSVRRMVQQEGGYFFLVEVTSGKAFWDDIADAMRSELRRTDDEGDLQLTVLLRQLCMGADVAEDVARAVVGQSLLTPENLHAFLSGLRTVDSRIAVECGDTIRALVLYASEYAEVGRSYLRGADDTGDERRRWGLPAQSKPSRELVRDISRVLAMTGPCVIAVDQLDTLVNKGQDRTGERVTNTELVQEIADISDGLMQLRETTRRTITVVACLPNTWRMLKSIASDTVEDRFTTTPILASIANPVLGRRLLEKWLGVIYQRNGITPPHPTWPVAPSAFDATNWASRTPRQLLKRVHAHAEACLYGEIRELGSFDEALPAETPAAVVPEQDYLAEFDARFARLREQAQLAAADVRPHNEDELMPPLLLAGLKSWITEVGNDDLKWHPEPQSEDARLHAGLRLTVNEELDTQERWALVFIASSHGNRVLRKLRDARAAAEGTHGGQGRHLVIIRNGAKGWTGAKTRLELAALEQAGGRCVDISDDDLRTFSALREISAVQTHQLLSWLVARKPASGATFLRSILPEQERTAASHQETRPPPVTVHSEIVHSEIVHSEIVHSEIVHSEIQPGEIGPGEIVLGMDGEIRIELESLRKHAIVFAGSGSGKTVLLRRIVEECALRGVPAIVLDPNNDLARLGDAWPEPPGEWRAGDAEKAAEYLAHTEVVVWTPGRAGGRPLSFHPLPDFAEVRADPDEFAAAVEAAVARLVPHARVANESRFAVRGRAVLREVLTYYARKDRRDLNGFVEVLAELPDGVSKLSSASATAVELAETLRAAMVNDPLLGGQGEPTDPGVLLTPSDGKRARVSVISFVGLPSEEQRQGFISQLQLEVFAWAKRNPAVDRPLGALMVMDEAQTIAPSGAWTASTQSTILLASQARKYGLGLLLATQAPKGVHNQVTGNATTQFFGRLNSPAQIAAATEMARAKGSTVADISRLERGRFYVTGDTFGFRRMRAPLCLSHHPPSPLRLEEVVERARR; encoded by the coding sequence ATGAGCGAGCACCTGCGCGAGGCGCTGGCGGTCGTGCGGTTCAACTCCGCCGAGACCCCGGACGACGTGTGGCACGCCTCGCCCTTCCACGTCGACGGCCTGCACGTCAGGGCGGAGCACCGGTTGCGGGCCGGCATCGCGGATGCCAGGGCCAGCATCGGGCCGAGCATCGGTGGCCTGGTGCTGCAGGGCGAGAAGGGCGTGGGGAAGACGCACCTGCTCGGCTCGGTGCGGCGCATGGTCCAGCAGGAGGGCGGCTACTTCTTCCTCGTCGAGGTCACGTCGGGCAAGGCGTTCTGGGACGACATCGCCGACGCCATGCGCAGTGAGCTCCGCAGGACGGACGACGAGGGTGACCTCCAGCTCACGGTCCTGTTGCGGCAGCTGTGCATGGGCGCGGACGTGGCCGAGGACGTCGCGCGAGCCGTTGTGGGGCAGTCACTCCTCACACCGGAGAACCTTCATGCGTTCCTGAGTGGACTGCGCACTGTGGACAGTCGCATCGCGGTGGAGTGCGGTGACACGATCCGGGCGCTGGTGCTGTACGCGTCGGAGTACGCCGAGGTCGGCCGGTCCTACCTGAGGGGCGCGGACGACACCGGGGACGAGCGCCGGCGGTGGGGGCTGCCCGCCCAGTCGAAACCGTCGCGCGAGCTGGTGCGGGACATCTCCAGGGTGCTCGCGATGACCGGTCCGTGCGTGATCGCCGTCGACCAGCTGGACACGCTGGTCAACAAGGGCCAGGACCGCACCGGCGAGCGGGTGACGAACACCGAGCTCGTGCAGGAGATCGCGGACATCTCCGACGGCCTGATGCAGCTGCGCGAGACCACCCGGCGGACGATCACCGTGGTGGCGTGCCTGCCCAACACCTGGCGGATGCTGAAGTCGATCGCGAGCGACACCGTCGAGGACCGGTTCACCACCACGCCGATCCTCGCCTCCATCGCCAATCCCGTGCTGGGCAGGAGGTTGCTGGAGAAGTGGCTCGGGGTCATCTACCAGCGCAACGGGATCACGCCGCCGCACCCGACGTGGCCGGTGGCGCCCAGTGCGTTCGACGCGACCAACTGGGCCAGCCGCACGCCTCGCCAGCTGCTCAAACGGGTGCACGCGCACGCGGAGGCCTGTCTGTACGGGGAGATCAGGGAGCTGGGCTCGTTCGACGAGGCGCTGCCGGCCGAGACGCCCGCGGCCGTGGTGCCGGAGCAGGACTACCTCGCCGAGTTCGACGCCAGGTTCGCGCGGTTGCGGGAACAGGCGCAGCTCGCCGCCGCGGACGTCCGGCCGCACAACGAGGACGAGCTGATGCCACCCCTGTTGCTGGCCGGGCTCAAGTCCTGGATCACCGAGGTCGGCAACGACGACCTCAAGTGGCACCCAGAGCCGCAGTCGGAGGACGCCAGGCTGCACGCCGGACTGCGCCTCACGGTGAACGAGGAGCTGGACACCCAGGAACGCTGGGCGCTCGTGTTCATCGCGAGCAGCCACGGCAACCGGGTGCTGCGCAAGCTGCGTGACGCTCGTGCGGCGGCGGAGGGCACACACGGCGGGCAGGGCAGGCACCTGGTCATCATCCGCAACGGCGCCAAGGGCTGGACCGGCGCGAAGACGCGGCTGGAGCTCGCGGCACTGGAGCAGGCCGGCGGGCGGTGCGTCGACATCAGCGACGACGACCTGCGCACGTTCAGCGCGCTCAGGGAGATCAGCGCGGTGCAGACCCACCAGCTGCTGTCCTGGCTGGTGGCGCGCAAACCGGCGAGCGGCGCCACGTTCCTGCGCTCGATCCTGCCGGAGCAGGAGCGGACCGCGGCCTCGCACCAGGAGACGCGGCCACCGCCGGTGACCGTGCACAGCGAGATCGTGCACAGCGAGATCGTGCACAGCGAGATCGTGCACAGCGAGATCGTGCACAGCGAGATCCAGCCTGGAGAAATCGGGCCCGGCGAGATCGTGCTCGGCATGGACGGGGAGATCCGGATCGAGCTGGAGTCGTTGCGCAAGCACGCCATCGTGTTCGCGGGCTCGGGCAGCGGGAAGACGGTCCTGCTGCGGCGGATCGTCGAGGAGTGTGCGTTGCGCGGGGTGCCGGCGATCGTGCTGGACCCCAACAACGACCTGGCGCGGCTGGGGGACGCGTGGCCGGAGCCGCCGGGGGAGTGGCGGGCCGGGGACGCGGAGAAGGCGGCCGAGTACCTGGCGCACACCGAGGTCGTGGTGTGGACGCCGGGGCGGGCGGGTGGGCGGCCGTTGAGCTTCCACCCGTTGCCGGACTTCGCGGAGGTGCGGGCGGATCCGGACGAGTTCGCCGCGGCTGTGGAGGCGGCGGTGGCGCGGTTGGTGCCGCACGCGCGGGTGGCCAACGAGTCGCGGTTCGCGGTGCGTGGGCGTGCGGTGCTCAGGGAGGTGTTGACGTACTACGCGCGCAAGGATCGGCGTGACCTCAACGGGTTTGTGGAGGTGCTGGCCGAGTTGCCGGACGGGGTGAGCAAGCTCAGCTCCGCGTCGGCGACGGCGGTGGAGCTCGCGGAGACGCTCAGGGCCGCGATGGTGAACGACCCGTTGCTCGGCGGGCAGGGTGAGCCGACGGATCCGGGGGTGTTGCTCACGCCGTCGGACGGCAAGCGCGCGCGGGTGTCGGTGATCAGCTTCGTCGGGTTGCCGTCGGAGGAGCAGCGGCAGGGGTTCATCAGCCAGCTGCAGCTGGAGGTGTTCGCCTGGGCCAAGCGCAACCCGGCGGTGGACCGGCCGCTGGGCGCGTTGATGGTGATGGACGAGGCGCAGACCATCGCGCCGTCGGGGGCGTGGACGGCGAGCACGCAGAGCACGATCCTGCTGGCCTCGCAGGCGCGGAAGTACGGGCTCGGGCTGCTGCTGGCCACCCAGGCGCCCAAGGGCGTGCACAACCAGGTGACCGGCAACGCGACCACGCAGTTCTTCGGCCGGCTCAACAGTCCCGCGCAGATCGCGGCGGCGACGGAGATGGCGCGGGCCAAGGGGAGCACGGTCGCGGACATCTCGCGGCTGGAACGGGGGCGGTTCTACGTCACCGGTGACACGTTCGGGTTCCGGCGGATGCGTGCGCCGCTGTGCCTGAGCCACCACCCGCCGAGCCCGTTGCGGCTCGAGGAGGTCGTCGAGCGAGCCCGGCGGTAG
- a CDS encoding helix-turn-helix domain-containing protein → MAENFGEMLRERRLAAGLSMGQLAKLVHYSKGYLSKIENGLKPPNTAFARLCDTVLEAGGALIGAANAPAPTRRQVLVAGTMLGVGALTGTAAVPELLVRGRDRFEHLQGLGLAMSPNAVLEPLKDLQCKVGAIARADGSKALLRLAARIAEYTGWMSQEAGDEQNALWWTRHAAELSRAAGDPEIACYAYVREAGLALYRQEAADTINLAQQAQWIGRAGARTLALAARREAQGHALAGDRYATERAFERAAELMRDAPRDDGAYPMLGSTVPDPLELARGWSLCDLGLNAEAAELLDRQIARIPAHSKRSRARFGARRSLAHALAGEVDESCRTLTAALADAEQVDSATIRTDLSRLARTLGRWHDHDAVHEVYPHLKRVLVHR, encoded by the coding sequence GTGGCTGAGAATTTCGGTGAGATGTTGCGCGAGAGGCGTCTCGCGGCGGGATTGTCGATGGGTCAGCTGGCAAAGCTCGTGCACTACAGCAAGGGATATCTCAGCAAGATCGAGAACGGCCTCAAACCGCCGAACACGGCGTTCGCCCGGCTTTGTGACACCGTGCTGGAGGCGGGTGGCGCGCTCATCGGAGCGGCGAACGCGCCGGCACCCACGCGGCGGCAGGTGCTGGTGGCGGGGACGATGCTCGGCGTCGGTGCCCTGACCGGCACGGCGGCCGTGCCGGAGCTGCTGGTGCGCGGGCGCGACCGGTTCGAGCACCTGCAGGGGCTGGGGCTCGCGATGAGCCCGAACGCGGTCCTGGAGCCGTTGAAGGACCTGCAGTGCAAGGTCGGCGCGATCGCACGCGCGGACGGCAGCAAGGCGTTGTTGCGGCTGGCCGCGCGGATCGCCGAGTACACCGGCTGGATGAGCCAGGAGGCCGGTGACGAGCAGAACGCCCTGTGGTGGACGAGGCACGCGGCGGAGCTGTCCCGTGCGGCCGGGGACCCCGAGATCGCTTGCTACGCCTACGTCCGCGAGGCGGGGCTCGCGCTCTACCGGCAGGAGGCGGCCGACACGATCAACCTCGCCCAGCAGGCGCAGTGGATCGGACGGGCCGGAGCGCGCACACTCGCGCTGGCGGCGAGGCGTGAGGCGCAGGGGCATGCGTTGGCAGGAGACCGCTATGCCACCGAACGCGCTTTCGAGCGAGCGGCCGAACTGATGCGGGACGCACCACGGGACGACGGCGCGTACCCGATGCTCGGGTCGACGGTGCCGGACCCGCTGGAGCTCGCGCGCGGCTGGTCGTTGTGCGACCTCGGGCTCAACGCCGAGGCCGCGGAGCTGCTGGACCGGCAGATCGCCCGGATCCCGGCGCACTCGAAGCGGTCGAGGGCCCGGTTCGGGGCCCGGCGGTCACTCGCGCACGCGTTGGCCGGTGAGGTCGACGAGAGCTGCCGCACGCTGACCGCCGCGCTGGCCGACGCCGAGCAGGTGGACTCGGCGACGATCAGGACCGACCTGAGCCGGCTCGCCAGGACGCTCGGGCGCTGGCACGACCACGACGCGGTGCACGAGGTGTACCCGCACCTCAAGCGGGTGCTGGTTCACCGCTGA
- a CDS encoding AfsR/SARP family transcriptional regulator, translated as MLGPLEAWHGDASVPLGDLQQRYVLVVLLLNANKPMTPERITEIVWPDQPERKNLVRGYIKGLRKAFELARAGDVVIETTPTGYVLRIDEGKIDTVRFDRLREQAARAVHENEQRRAVDLLREAVALWRGGFIEDIDIDRVGGVDVVFSDEGYHDALGDLAELELLVGDHRSARDRMRRAVRTRPDHQKYAELLMRALIAGGDQVGAIKVFEAAGEALAQAGFEPGPLLRNLAERARRGEPVSSLPSRPGRFTGRAAELAAVAKAAAGTGERRAVWVSGAPGVGKTGLAVEAAHRLKRRFPDGQLLVRLNGFTPNVAPTSISDALTQLLTELGVPPEQIPDTVSRKTTLYQTQLYGTKTLVVLDNAVSPDQVRPLLPEAEGCFAVVTSRHMGEPDISAHVRLAPLPPDDAFSLFTALTDPFRVHGRSADVAGLVKRCGYLPMPINIAAALFRRHDRWSLDHLLGLIDESGAWQEDGTAAIRASFRQLDAAQQETFRLFGQLPGPDVDLRGAAALLGRDIAVTRALLDELHEVCLLEEVAPDRYQMLDALKEFASADPPEAGREALLRLLDFYRVTLAAAVGTAYPFDSAGQPSVDRTSPRALSFEDQESALKWVSTERDNLVAAVHYASRNGLAGHAWRVAVLVWRRFASANRFRDWIDATELARQAVDSDRYGQAHVLLRLATTHDRLGHHADALELATTALPLWTGLGEVWGEAATLGAMAICTMQLGDHEKAMAQFETALEKYEQCGDMRGQAHVLSQLGYLHEQHHEYDTALRQQEAAVRINRTIGNQRGLAHALNNLGAIRQHLGELDDAIPEHLEAHEIATELGDSALAAYALTNIADAHRLAGRLTEAVRHHGLAEVVATGLDDADLRARLFRDRGLVARDGRDHAKALQLFQCSLDVAATTGNSTHRSHAEAGIARALHALGRHREAVPHWNLAEEVYAALDQPEAAQVRAERAELTCACGQR; from the coding sequence ATGCTGGGTCCGCTGGAGGCGTGGCACGGCGACGCCTCGGTACCACTGGGGGACCTCCAGCAGCGCTATGTCCTCGTGGTCCTGCTGCTGAACGCGAACAAGCCGATGACCCCGGAGCGGATCACCGAGATCGTCTGGCCCGACCAGCCCGAGCGCAAGAACCTGGTCCGCGGGTACATCAAGGGTCTGCGCAAGGCCTTCGAACTGGCCAGGGCCGGCGACGTGGTGATCGAGACGACGCCGACCGGGTACGTGCTCCGGATCGACGAGGGCAAGATCGACACCGTGCGGTTCGACCGGCTGCGCGAGCAGGCCGCGCGGGCGGTGCACGAGAACGAGCAGCGCCGGGCCGTCGACCTGCTGCGGGAGGCCGTGGCGTTGTGGCGCGGCGGGTTCATCGAGGACATCGACATCGACCGGGTCGGCGGCGTCGACGTGGTCTTCTCCGACGAGGGCTACCACGACGCGCTCGGCGACCTGGCGGAGCTGGAGCTGCTGGTCGGCGACCACCGCTCGGCGCGTGACCGGATGCGCCGCGCGGTGCGGACCAGGCCGGACCACCAGAAGTACGCCGAGCTGCTGATGCGCGCGCTGATCGCGGGCGGGGACCAGGTCGGTGCGATCAAGGTGTTCGAGGCGGCCGGTGAGGCGCTGGCACAGGCCGGGTTCGAGCCGGGACCGCTGCTGCGCAACCTCGCCGAACGGGCGCGGCGCGGCGAGCCGGTCAGCTCGCTGCCGTCCCGCCCAGGCCGGTTCACCGGTCGTGCCGCCGAGCTGGCGGCCGTCGCGAAGGCGGCGGCGGGCACGGGCGAGCGGCGCGCGGTGTGGGTCAGCGGGGCGCCCGGCGTCGGCAAGACCGGGCTCGCCGTCGAGGCCGCGCACCGGCTCAAGCGGCGGTTCCCGGACGGCCAGCTGCTGGTGCGGCTCAACGGGTTCACGCCGAACGTGGCCCCGACGTCGATCTCCGACGCGCTCACCCAGCTGCTGACCGAGCTCGGCGTGCCGCCGGAGCAGATCCCGGACACCGTGAGCCGCAAGACGACGCTCTACCAAACGCAGCTGTACGGCACGAAGACGTTGGTGGTGCTCGACAACGCTGTCTCACCCGACCAGGTGCGGCCGTTGCTGCCGGAGGCGGAGGGCTGCTTCGCGGTCGTCACCAGCAGGCACATGGGCGAGCCGGACATCTCCGCGCACGTCCGGCTGGCCCCGTTGCCGCCGGACGACGCGTTCTCGTTGTTCACCGCGCTCACCGACCCGTTCCGCGTGCACGGCCGGTCCGCCGACGTCGCCGGCCTGGTCAAGCGTTGCGGTTACCTGCCGATGCCGATCAACATCGCGGCGGCGCTGTTCCGCAGGCACGACCGGTGGTCGCTCGACCACCTGCTCGGCCTGATCGACGAGAGCGGGGCGTGGCAGGAGGACGGCACCGCGGCGATCCGCGCGTCGTTCCGCCAGCTCGACGCGGCCCAGCAGGAGACCTTCCGGCTCTTCGGCCAGCTGCCGGGCCCGGACGTCGACCTGAGGGGTGCCGCCGCGTTGCTGGGCCGCGACATCGCTGTCACCCGCGCGCTGCTCGACGAGCTGCACGAGGTCTGCCTGCTGGAGGAGGTCGCGCCGGACCGCTACCAGATGCTCGACGCGCTCAAGGAGTTCGCCTCGGCGGATCCACCGGAGGCCGGGCGGGAGGCGCTGCTGCGGCTGCTCGACTTCTACCGCGTCACGCTCGCCGCCGCGGTGGGCACGGCGTACCCGTTCGACAGCGCCGGTCAGCCCTCGGTCGACCGGACGAGCCCGCGCGCGCTGTCGTTCGAGGACCAGGAGAGCGCGCTGAAGTGGGTGAGCACCGAGCGCGACAACCTGGTGGCGGCGGTCCACTACGCGAGCCGCAACGGACTGGCTGGCCACGCGTGGCGGGTGGCCGTGCTGGTCTGGCGGCGGTTCGCGTCGGCGAACCGGTTCCGCGACTGGATCGACGCCACGGAGCTCGCCCGGCAGGCGGTGGACTCCGACCGCTACGGCCAGGCCCACGTGCTGCTGCGGCTCGCCACCACGCACGACCGGCTGGGCCACCACGCCGACGCGCTGGAGCTGGCCACGACGGCGCTGCCGTTGTGGACCGGCCTCGGCGAGGTGTGGGGCGAGGCCGCGACGCTCGGCGCCATGGCCATCTGCACCATGCAGCTCGGTGACCACGAGAAGGCGATGGCGCAGTTCGAGACGGCGCTGGAGAAGTACGAGCAGTGCGGCGACATGCGCGGCCAGGCACACGTGCTCAGCCAGCTCGGTTACCTCCACGAGCAGCACCACGAGTACGACACCGCGCTGCGGCAACAGGAAGCGGCGGTGCGCATCAACCGGACGATCGGCAACCAGCGCGGGCTCGCGCACGCGTTGAACAACCTCGGCGCGATCCGCCAGCACCTCGGCGAGCTCGACGACGCCATCCCCGAGCACCTCGAAGCGCACGAGATCGCCACCGAGCTCGGCGACTCCGCGCTGGCCGCCTACGCGTTGACCAACATCGCCGACGCGCACCGGCTCGCGGGCAGGCTCACCGAGGCCGTGCGCCACCACGGGCTCGCCGAGGTGGTCGCCACCGGCCTCGACGACGCGGACCTGCGCGCCCGCCTGTTCCGCGACCGCGGGCTGGTGGCCCGCGACGGCCGGGACCACGCGAAGGCGCTGCAGCTCTTCCAGTGCTCACTGGACGTCGCCGCCACCACCGGCAACAGCACGCACCGCTCGCACGCGGAGGCGGGCATCGCCCGCGCACTGCACGCCCTGGGCCGGCACCGGGAGGCCGTGCCGCACTGGAACCTCGCGGAGGAGGTGTACGCAGCACTTGACCAGCCCGAGGCGGCGCAGGTGCGGGCCGAGCGCGCGGAGCTGACGTGCGCCTGCGGTCAGCGGTGA
- a CDS encoding vWA domain-containing protein — protein sequence MVPAVLPCYVVCDVSFSMIDHLDEVNAGLREFRGAVHAERLAITQVRVCVVAFAQRPRVVQPLRPAIEGVEIIRPRQESGTDFGAAFTLMRTTIDRDVKVLKAQHFRVRRPVLFFISDGRATDAVWDTALSGLTTSDNCPEMIVFGVGAVDLPALDRIGVSRVFLARDGVRLGIALAASVLRPEHD from the coding sequence ATGGTGCCCGCAGTGCTGCCGTGTTATGTGGTGTGCGACGTGTCGTTCTCGATGATCGACCACCTCGACGAGGTGAACGCCGGACTGCGCGAGTTCCGCGGCGCTGTGCACGCGGAACGCCTGGCCATCACCCAGGTGCGCGTGTGCGTGGTGGCTTTCGCGCAACGCCCGCGAGTGGTGCAGCCGCTGCGCCCGGCGATAGAGGGTGTGGAGATCATTCGGCCTCGCCAGGAATCCGGGACGGACTTCGGTGCGGCGTTCACCCTCATGCGCACCACGATCGACCGTGATGTGAAAGTGTTGAAAGCGCAACATTTCCGCGTCCGGCGCCCCGTGTTGTTCTTCATCTCCGACGGAAGAGCGACCGACGCCGTCTGGGACACCGCGTTGTCCGGCCTCACGACCTCGGACAACTGCCCGGAGATGATCGTTTTCGGGGTCGGCGCCGTCGACCTGCCGGCGTTGGACCGCATCGGCGTCTCCCGCGTCTTCCTCGCCCGCGACGGCGTCCGATTGGGTATCGCGCTGGCCGCGTCGGTGCTGCGTCCAGAACACGACTGA
- a CDS encoding PPOX class F420-dependent oxidoreductase → MFTDEEIAYLRSQPLARLATLDEDGQPDVVPLSFEFDGTYFWVGGVGEQVLRTRKFRNIAAGRRKVSLVVDDLVSLDPFIARAIRVYGTAEDPVDRVGLVGPGLYCRITPTASWAWNMAGEPAGSAWYEPRRSQRTP, encoded by the coding sequence ATGTTCACCGACGAAGAGATCGCCTACCTGCGCTCCCAGCCGCTCGCCAGGCTGGCCACGCTCGACGAGGACGGCCAGCCCGACGTCGTGCCCCTGTCGTTCGAGTTCGACGGCACGTACTTCTGGGTGGGCGGCGTCGGCGAGCAGGTGCTGCGGACGCGCAAGTTCCGCAACATCGCCGCCGGACGCCGCAAGGTGTCGCTGGTGGTCGACGACCTGGTGTCGCTCGACCCGTTCATCGCCCGCGCGATCCGCGTCTACGGCACCGCCGAGGACCCGGTGGACCGCGTCGGGCTGGTCGGGCCCGGCCTCTACTGCCGGATCACACCGACCGCGTCGTGGGCGTGGAACATGGCGGGTGAGCCCGCCGGGTCGGCCTGGTACGAGCCGCGCCGTTCCCAGCGCACGCCGTAG
- a CDS encoding RICIN domain-containing protein gives MRRIAFLLATVVALCTGFATSASAGTIFFQLKVQHTLKCLQVSGGTTAVQSTCGSFTQQNQIFVLDPLPNTNYRIRNVSTNKCLDIRGANPNIGADVIEFACGTGAHQQWTFRFDGAGHYEVVSLLNQLCLDVDTFGGGTNNGARVQMWECLDNPALNQRWNLQSI, from the coding sequence TTGCGCAGGATCGCCTTCTTGCTCGCCACCGTCGTCGCGCTCTGCACCGGCTTCGCGACGTCGGCCTCGGCCGGCACGATCTTCTTCCAGCTCAAGGTCCAGCACACGCTGAAGTGCCTGCAGGTCAGCGGCGGCACCACCGCCGTGCAGTCGACGTGCGGGAGCTTCACGCAGCAGAACCAGATCTTCGTGCTGGACCCGCTGCCGAACACGAACTACCGGATCAGGAACGTCTCCACCAACAAGTGCCTCGACATCCGCGGCGCCAACCCGAACATCGGCGCCGACGTCATCGAGTTCGCCTGCGGGACCGGCGCGCACCAGCAGTGGACGTTCCGCTTCGACGGCGCCGGCCACTACGAGGTCGTGTCGCTGCTCAACCAGCTGTGCCTCGACGTCGACACGTTCGGCGGTGGCACGAACAACGGGGCCCGCGTGCAGATGTGGGAATGCTTGGACAACCCCGCGCTCAACCAGCGCTGGAACCTGCAGTCGATCTGA
- a CDS encoding winged helix-turn-helix domain-containing protein: MRSAWPVLESERMRATWHTDVAHRKEVMTAGGVGAALAGVFPRASWQGDTLEVRSPLDLTIDLQGDGVVLLPTAFRLGSAMIGSAMPGEPRVVVYPAHVPMPLLEDSSRTPALTPLLGRTRTAVLRTIRRNPSSTTSQVAALVGISPGRASEHAGVLRDAGLITSHRHRNTVRHVPTTLGLEIG, from the coding sequence TTGCGCAGCGCGTGGCCGGTGCTGGAGTCCGAGCGGATGCGGGCGACGTGGCACACGGATGTCGCGCACCGCAAGGAGGTCATGACGGCCGGCGGGGTGGGGGCCGCGCTGGCGGGCGTGTTCCCGCGGGCGTCGTGGCAGGGGGACACGCTGGAGGTCCGCTCGCCGCTGGACCTGACGATCGACCTGCAGGGCGACGGCGTGGTGCTGCTGCCCACGGCGTTCCGCCTCGGGTCGGCGATGATCGGCAGCGCGATGCCGGGCGAACCGCGCGTGGTCGTCTACCCGGCGCACGTGCCGATGCCGCTGCTGGAGGACAGCTCACGCACGCCCGCGTTGACGCCGTTGCTCGGGAGGACGCGGACGGCGGTGCTGCGGACGATCAGGCGGAACCCGTCCAGCACGACGAGCCAGGTGGCGGCGCTGGTGGGGATCTCGCCGGGGCGGGCGAGCGAGCACGCCGGGGTGTTGCGGGACGCCGGGTTGATCACGAGTCATCGGCACCGGAACACGGTGAGGCACGTGCCGACGACGCTGGGGCTGGAGATCGGGTGA
- a CDS encoding HAD domain-containing protein, translating into MKPLVLIDVDGPLNPWAAHPKPPNYQPFDIKVGWWRKLRIHLDPGHGPQLRQLAEEFGAELAWATTWSHRANTEIGPRLGLPNLKVVEFAEQGWKYPAVARYAWERPLVWFDDDFGLHREKNREFVHKRRHLTTALIHVDPATGITAEHLAEARKAFSRNP; encoded by the coding sequence GTGAAGCCCCTGGTCCTCATCGACGTCGACGGCCCCCTCAACCCCTGGGCCGCCCACCCCAAGCCGCCGAACTACCAGCCGTTCGACATCAAGGTCGGCTGGTGGCGCAAGCTCCGCATCCACCTCGATCCCGGCCACGGCCCCCAGCTGAGACAGCTCGCCGAGGAGTTCGGCGCCGAGCTCGCGTGGGCCACCACCTGGTCCCACCGCGCGAACACCGAGATCGGGCCTCGCCTCGGCCTGCCGAACCTCAAGGTGGTCGAGTTCGCGGAGCAGGGCTGGAAGTACCCGGCGGTCGCGCGTTACGCGTGGGAACGGCCGCTCGTGTGGTTCGACGACGACTTCGGGCTGCACCGGGAGAAGAACCGGGAATTCGTCCACAAGCGACGGCATCTGACCACCGCTCTCATCCACGTCGACCCCGCCACGGGGATCACCGCGGAGCACTTGGCCGAAGCGCGGAAAGCATTCAGTCGCAACCCGTAG